Part of the Triticum urartu cultivar G1812 chromosome 2, Tu2.1, whole genome shotgun sequence genome, ACAACACAAGTATGAGAGAGCTAGGGCAAGGTGGTAGGGATCTTTGTTCAAAGAGATAACTATATTAACCTCCTGGAATATTTGGAAGCAATGCAACAGAGAGATCTTTGATGGAGAGGCGGCCACACATGCTGAGTGGCTGAGGAAGCTCAAGGAAGATGTTGTGATCCTGGGTTATAGGATCAACCCTCAAAATTTAACCTTTTTAGAAGGCTTTAGCAACTCTTTATCTTTGTGATACCTGGTTTACATAGGCTAGTTTAGCACCTTCTGAACTCTTGTTAAAGCCATGTAAAACAGCCCTTATATGTAATGTTAACCAATGGTTAACATCttaaagaaataaagaaaaaagCAACAGTAGGAGGCTCTCCTGCTGTTTTCACTGGTCAAAAAAAAAAACTTCGGCATCGCTTGGAGATGAGCAAGGTCTCTGCGAGGTGGAGGAGGACGGTGCGGTGCTCGGGACAGGGTCAGATCTAGAGGGCGTCGGAGCGCGACTACAATAACCGCGCGCAGGATAGGCGGAGGGGCGGTCTGCCGGCTTCAATGTGGCATCGTGGACAGAGTTGGTTTATCGGGACGCGGCATACGCATGGAAGCGGCGACGCTGGATAGATGGCGTCAGTGTGCGCTGCTTTCTCGTCCAATAAAATCACGGCATCAATGCCGGCCGCTGCATGCTCTGGGTCGACATGAATGCGGCGCGGTAAGCGTCGCGGTGCATGGGATGGTAAGCGTGGGAGGGGAGGGTGGGGGGGGGTGGGTGGGTCAGTATCATTAGAAGCGGGCTTGGGAGCGGCCCGGGAGCCCGCAAACCTCCCTCACTTTTGACTTCGGTTTTCAGGAGAAAGTACGTTCGGACCACGTCGCGAATCGATACAGACCTGTATTGGATGGTTTCCGCGGTCCGGACAGCACGGGCCACACACGTATGCGGGAGGTTTTTGAGACGCCCTAAGAGTATCTCCAACAGTGGCTGTAAAAAACGTGTGCGCGGGGGGTAAAAGTTGGTTTTGGCGCACGCGGGGCGGTTTCGCGCGCTCCAGTGGTCGGGCGCGGGTAGTTTTGGCGCGCAGCGTCCGGCGCGCTTTATAAATGCAGCGCCTGCCACGCACCCTCCCACCACTCTCCACCTTGCCACGCGTCCTCTGCCACTCTCTACCCGCTCTTTCTCACCTCGATGCCGCCGCGTCGGCATGCCTTCGTGCCACCGGGGAATTTCGGGCTACAGCTGCGTCCGCGTGCGCCTGTCCGACGCCTTCTCCGCCGAGATCCGGTCCGGCGAGATGCGCCTTGGCCTCGGCACTTTCGAGACCATACACGAGGCCGCCCGCCCATACAACGCGGCGCCGTGGCGCCTTCGGCAGCCTCGCAGGGAAATGAACTTCCCGGAAGTACCGACGTGGGAGGTGGCGCAGGAGCTCGCGCCTCCCCCGCGGCTTATCATCAACGAGGATCGTCGCGACAACCGGAGGCAGGAGCGCCGTCTGGGCCTCGCCGAGATGGAtgaggaagccaaggagctgtgGCGCCAACACTTCCCGCAAGACGTCATCAACAAGCACTAGTTTTTCACGCGAAGGAGGGCGGAGAGGGAGGAGACGAGGGCGGAGCGAGCTGCCTACCGCGAGGACATGCGTACACGGAAAGCGGACGCTCAATTCAACATCGACCTAGGAACAGCGTCGTCCTGGGACTCCGACGAGGATCGGTATCTTCACGCCTTCATTGAAacgtcggaggaggacatcaccgaggCGGAGTCGGAGTCGAAGGAGGAGGACAAGGAGTAGTAGTTGAACTATACCTATCTACGCTATGAACTATCTATGTATCGTTTTTATCTATCATTTATCAATTTATCTATCCTTTTATTTATCTATTTGTGCCTATCTATGAAGTATCGAGTCGGAGTCGAATGTGTATCGAGTTGGAGTAGACGGAAAAGACAACAAGTAGTAAAAAGAATATAGTATGTATCTTTTTATTTATCTATCTATGCCTATCTATGAAGTATCGAGACGGAGTTGAATGTGTATTGAGTTGGAGTAGACGGAGAAGATGACGAGTAGTAAAAAAAAATAGTACATCTGCTGAAGCGGCGTGTGCGCAAATTTTTGCAGTGGCCACTAAAGCCAGCGCTCAGCTGCGCGTTAAAACTAGCTATGAGTAAACGATTTTTTAGCGTGCCGCGCGTTGCCCGTCTGTTGAAGATGCTCTAATAGCATGTCACCGACGCTCTAGCTACCGACCAGCTGCACGTACGTTGTTGTCAGTACGTGCGCCGTTGTTGTCTGCCACTAAAACTAACAAATGATGCGCCGTTGTTGTCGGTACAACTACACCTCAATAAATTCGAACATTGGGCTACCACCGTTGTTGTCAGTACAAGTATAACTACATTCTCAATAAATTCGAACGCGATTTGTTGATGACTATGTTTGAACCACCTCCGGTGTAGTCAAGAAGCTCAAGCATGTGATCTAAATACCAGATGACTAGATGCAAAATTCTCTACACCATGGATTGGTTTCTAGGACAACTCCTTGCCCTcctttgctgctgctgcttcttctacTACCGTCATCTCCAGTCCAAGAAAGCATGCAAGGCCGAGCCGACCGAATGGCCATTGCTGGGCCATCTTTTCGGCATGCTCGCCAACCTGCACCACTACCACGACTGGGCCACCGTCGTCCTGGCCGGCAGGCGCTACAACTTCCCGGCTCAAACGGGGCTCACCGGCGTTCGCTTCTTCATCACCTGCGACCCGTCCAATGTGCGCCACATCTTCACCTCCAACTTCCTCAACTACCCCAAGGGCGAGGAGTATGCCGAGATATTCGACATCTTGGGCCACGGCATCTTCAACGCCGACGGCGAGTCGTGGCGCTCTCAGCGTGCCATGTCCCAGCTCCTCATGGCCACCCCCCGTTTCCGCTCCTTCTCCGCACGGTGCACCCGCGACAAGGTGGACAAGAGCCTCCTCCCTTTCCTCGCGCATGTTGCCGACGCCGGCGCACGCTGTGACCTGCACGACGTGATCCGGCGGATGACCTTCGACATGACCTGCAACCTCGTCTTCGGGGTCGACCCGGGCTGCCTGCGGATTGGCCTCCCCGTTGTGCCCGTCGCGCGCGCCATGGACGACGTGCTGAACGCCACCTTCCTCCGGCACGTCTTCCCGCCGGCGTGCTGGAGCCTCATGTACCGATACGAGCTCGGCCCGGAGAAGAAGATGGCCGTGGCTCGTAGGACCATCGACCGGTTCGCCGCCGACACCATTGCCAAACGGAGGTCCGATCACGAGGTTGGCGTCAAGCAATCCTCCTCCGACATGCTCTCTTCCTTCATCAGCAGCAATGATGACGACGTGAGCGACGAGTTCTTGCGTGACACCGCAATAAACCTCCTGTTCGCCGGTCGGGACACCACCGGCGCGGCGCTGTCGTGGTTCTTCTACCTCGTATGCAAGAACCCGCGCGTCGAGCAGAAAATCCTAGACGAGCTCGCGCCGGTCGCTGCCACCAAGAAACCGGAAGACATGGTGGTGTTCGACTTCAGTGAGCTGAGCAACTTGGTGTACCTGCACGCGGCGCTGTGCGAGTGCCTCAGGCTTTACCCGCCCCTGCCCTTCCAGCACAAGGCGGCAATTGCCGGCGACGTGCTCCCGAGCGGTCACGAGCTGAAGGCCGGCGACAAGATACTCGTCTACTGCTACTCCATGGGGCGGATGGAGGGTGTGTGGGGCAAGGACTGCATGGAGTTCAGGCCGGAGAGGTGGGTCACCGACGACGGGAAGCTGAGGCACGAGCCGTCCTACAAGTTCTTCGCCTTCAATGCCGGTCCCAGGACCTGCCTCGGCAAGGACGTGGCCTTCACGCAGATGAAGGCTGTCGCAGCAGCCGTGCTGTGGAACTTCGCCGTTGAGGCCGTGCCGGGGCACGTCGTGGAGCCCAAGTTGTCCGTTATGCTTCACATGAAGAACGGGCTCGCTGTCACGGTCAAGAGGAGGAAGGTCCCGTGTGTGCATGCTACCTAGTAAATACCGCCTCCATGCATACAAGCATGGACGGTGTCAAGAGGACAATGTCTTAGCACTGTTTCTTTCTTGGAGGCGTTGCTTTTGAAGAATCTCTTTTGTGGCTTGGGTATTGTTTTCGGTGGTGGTTAGAGTGTTGTTGTTGCAAGTTTCAATCACCATGACGGTccttgttttctttttctttttctttttctttttactTTTTTATTGGTAGTGTACATCTTTGATGTCTTTGTACATTTTGTTGGTGCAGAGGCTGCGTGTAATTGGTATATTCACGATATCAATATATTCCCCTTATCAAAAAAGCATGGATGATGTTGTTGCTTGTTCATTAGCTCTTTTTCATACTTCATCTATTTTTTTTACTGTGTGCATCTTTGATATCTTGATTTGGTTTGATAATATCCAGTATATCATTGGAAAATTTTGGTGGAACACTTTGGTGCAAAGGTATATGTATTTTCTGCCTTTTTGTACTTTATATGTTCTTCTCATAACTGCATTGCATAGACGCTCAAGAAGCTGCACTACGTCTTTCTTATTCATGTTTATAACTATGTTGTAACATGTCAATCAAAGCAGATAGGAGCTTTTGTCTTCCGCCTCTTTGCCACACGTACAAGCACGGTCTTATCAAATGTCGCCATCCCTCTTGAAAAcgaaaaaaaacatgttttctctctttttttccttcCTTCCATGAGAGGCACGGTTTTCTTTGCGCAAGAGGCATGATTTTGcttcgcgagaggcacggccgtcTCCCACGGTTTTCTCCTTTCCTTTTCTTCCCTGAGAGGCACGGTTTCGCTCCCTGGAAGTTTTCCCTTTTTATGTATATCCGCTTATTCCGTTTTTACGTATATTCGTTTATTCTTTTTTTTCCCTTCTATGAGAGGTACGGTTTTGCTTCCTGGGAGGAACTCTGCGAGGTGGGAGTGATCTTTAGAACGAGTAatccttaattagtgatttcgggATCAACTGATAGCCAGAAAGAAGAAGGGAACATGGTCTTAGTACTGATAATACTATAAATGAAGTTCTAAAAATATGAAGATCTTTTGCTTATAAA contains:
- the LOC125534947 gene encoding noroxomaritidine synthase 2-like; translation: MTRCKILYTMDWFLGQLLALLCCCCFFYYRHLQSKKACKAEPTEWPLLGHLFGMLANLHHYHDWATVVLAGRRYNFPAQTGLTGVRFFITCDPSNVRHIFTSNFLNYPKGEEYAEIFDILGHGIFNADGESWRSQRAMSQLLMATPRFRSFSARCTRDKVDKSLLPFLAHVADAGARCDLHDVIRRMTFDMTCNLVFGVDPGCLRIGLPVVPVARAMDDVLNATFLRHVFPPACWSLMYRYELGPEKKMAVARRTIDRFAADTIAKRRSDHEVGVKQSSSDMLSSFISSNDDDVSDEFLRDTAINLLFAGRDTTGAALSWFFYLVCKNPRVEQKILDELAPVAATKKPEDMVVFDFSELSNLVYLHAALCECLRLYPPLPFQHKAAIAGDVLPSGHELKAGDKILVYCYSMGRMEGVWGKDCMEFRPERWVTDDGKLRHEPSYKFFAFNAGPRTCLGKDVAFTQMKAVAAAVLWNFAVEAVPGHVVEPKLSVMLHMKNGLAVTVKRRKVPCVHAT